AATAAAGAGCTGTCCTTCGCCGCCAAATCATGCCCACATTTTTTCGGAAGCTGATCGCTCGGGTTGCCGACGCGCTCGGCGACAAGACGCAAGACCCTCGGACGGCGCAGCCGGAACCTCGCGAAATGAATAACGCCGAACTTCATGGCTCGGGCGCCATCGCCCAAGGCGACGGCGCCGTCGCAGCGGGGGCGGGTGGTGTGGCGGTCGCCGGCAATCACACCGGTGCGATCAACACCGGCTGGCAGATCGTCAACCACTACCACGCCGCAAGCGACCAACGCCTGAGCCAAGAACAGATCGCGCAGCAGGTCGCCGGCTATCTGCGTTGGCTGCAAGCGCGCACGGAACACATCGAACTGCGTGGCATCGAGCGGGCGGGCGGGGCGCCGGTAGTGTTGCTGCCACTGGAGAAGGCTTATGTGCCGCTGCGCGCTAAATGGATGGGGTGGGGCGGCGCGGATATCGCCTTGAACCAGGTGCTGGGGTCGGGCAATCGCCTGGTTATCATCGGCGGACCAGGTTCCGGCAAAACGACGGTGCTAATGCACATGGCCTGGGCGCTCGCGTTTTCGCTACTGAGCGGTCAACCCGATCCGGCGCGTTCGCGTCTTGGCCCTTTGATGAAGCCGGGCGAACCCGACGAGCAAGGCAAACCGGGCAAGCCCCAGGAATGCAAGCCGAACGAACTACCGCTACCCATCTTCGTGCCCTTGGCCTCCTTCGCGCGTTACCGCCGCAACCTGGCGGGCAACGCACCGGCGTACGAGCGAACCCTGGCTCACTTCATCTCGCATCACCTGATCAGCAAGCAGGCGGATTTCGATCTCCCCATCGACTTCTTCGTCAAGCTGCTCAAGGACGGCCGGGACGTGCTCCTGCTGTTGGATGGGCTGGACGAAGTGGCGAACGAGAACGAGCGCGCCGAGGTGCGTCAGTCGGTGGAAGAGTTGGTACACGGGCGCGAGGCCATGCGCGTCGTGGTCACCTGCCGCACCGTCGCCTACCGCAGCGGGCGCACGGCACTGGGCGCAAATTTTCGCGAGATCGCCGTACAGCCGCTCGACTTTGAGCAACACATCGCGCCGATGGTGCGCCAGGCCTATGCCTGCATTTACCCGCTCGACGCAGCGTTGCGCACCGACCAGGCGAGTGACTTGCTGGGTGGCATTCGGCGGCTGGAAGAAGAACGCCGCGCGCGGCTCGGTCAGCAGGCCGAAACTTTCGTGGATAGCCCACTCATGGTGCGGCTGTTGTTAATCGTGCATTTCAACAACCGCAAGTTGCCCGACGAGCGCGCCGAGCTGTTTGACAAGGCCATCAACGCGCTGCTGCAAGTAGACTACGGGCGCGAAGAGAGCGACATCCGCGAACTGTCGACGGATTGGAAGCTGTATCGCGACATGGTGCAGCATCTCGCTTTCCACATGCACCAGCAGGGCCGCGATCAAGGACGCGAGATCGAAGAGCCGGCGCTAAAGAAGGCGTTGCGCGAGGAGAGCGAATTCAAGCCACGCATCGACGACTTCCTCAGCCATGCCCGCCAGCGTGGCAGCGTGCTGGAAGAGCGCGACGGCGCGTACCGCTTCATTCATCTGGCCCTTCAGGAATTCTTGGTCGCGCGCTACCTGCGGGAGGTGATCGGTGGAGAAGGTCGTGAGGCTATCCTCGCCGTTCTAAACAATCGGCTGGACGATCCCTGGTGGCGCGAACCGATCTTGCTGTTGGTCGGCTATATGACCATCAATGCCACTCGGTCGGCGCGGGATTTCATCGGCGCGCTGGCCCAAGCCGGCAGCCAACCGAACGCGCAATTTTCCGCCGCCGAGTTGGCGGCCACGGCGGCGCTGGAATGGCGCGACAGCGGCGAGCCGGTCCGGGCGGAGTGCGCTC
This is a stretch of genomic DNA from Pirellulales bacterium. It encodes these proteins:
- a CDS encoding SUMF1/EgtB/PvdO family nonheme iron enzyme — protein: MNNAELHGSGAIAQGDGAVAAGAGGVAVAGNHTGAINTGWQIVNHYHAASDQRLSQEQIAQQVAGYLRWLQARTEHIELRGIERAGGAPVVLLPLEKAYVPLRAKWMGWGGADIALNQVLGSGNRLVIIGGPGSGKTTVLMHMAWALAFSLLSGQPDPARSRLGPLMKPGEPDEQGKPGKPQECKPNELPLPIFVPLASFARYRRNLAGNAPAYERTLAHFISHHLISKQADFDLPIDFFVKLLKDGRDVLLLLDGLDEVANENERAEVRQSVEELVHGREAMRVVVTCRTVAYRSGRTALGANFREIAVQPLDFEQHIAPMVRQAYACIYPLDAALRTDQASDLLGGIRRLEEERRARLGQQAETFVDSPLMVRLLLIVHFNNRKLPDERAELFDKAINALLQVDYGREESDIRELSTDWKLYRDMVQHLAFHMHQQGRDQGREIEEPALKKALREESEFKPRIDDFLSHARQRGSVLEERDGAYRFIHLALQEFLVARYLREVIGGEGREAILAVLNNRLDDPWWREPILLLVGYMTINATRSARDFIGALAQAGSQPNAQFSAAELAATAALEWRDSGEPVRAECARRIVVLLSDLEASATSKPILRTRVGDILARLGDPRFDAGHWYLPNEPFFGFIEIPAGDFKMGDDLHRISLPGYYLARWPVTVAQFAVFVEASGDGSHSSREVANHPVVGVSWHEALAYCRWLNGRLCKLAPERLAMADPLPESECRFWQGFADGSVGIGLPSEAEWEKAARSDDGRIYPWGSEPDPNRANYDKTGLGATSAVGCFPGGASPYGCEEMSGNVWEWTRSLYGDYPYPPEGPQCQAREDLNAPDNVVSRVLRGGAFDDFARDARCAVRGDYGPGGRGNFIGFRVVVSPFFSDR